The following proteins are encoded in a genomic region of Desulfotomaculum sp.:
- a CDS encoding valine--tRNA ligase produces MPEQMATTYDPGLVEKKWYRFWEENKFFHARIDQEKKPFCIVMPPPNVTGQLHMGHALDNTLQDILTRWRRMQGYNALWLPGTDHAGIATQAKVEEQLTSEGTSRTELGRKKFLDRVWAWKEKYGGRITQQLRRLGSSCDWDRERFTMDEGCSKAVREVFIRLYEQGLIYRGYYIVNWCPRCHTTISDIEVEHLPVPGHLYYIKYPAKRGGKSVIIATTRPETMLGDVAVAVHPDDERFKSIVGETLLLPLVGREMPLIADEYVDREFGTGALKITPAHDPNDFEVGKRHDLDSPQVIGPDAAMTEDAGAAYRGIDRWECRKRIVKDLDEQGYLIKIEDHEHAVGHCYRCHTIIEPMLSRQWFVKMEPLAKPAIEAVRENRIVYIPERFARIYLNWMENIRDWCISRQLWWGHRIPVWYCQQCDNIIAAPEDPESCPRCGSKDLEQDPDVLDTWFSSALWPFSTLGWPEQTEDLKYFYPTSVMVTGRDIIFFWVARMIFSGLAFMNEVPFREVFVHGLVMDALGRKMSKSLGNGVDPIDVIEEYGADSLRFMLVTGNTPGNDLRFHFERLDGARNFVNKIWNASRFVIMNLQDFDPGANPSDKSYTLADRWILSRFQDTASSVTACLENYELGEAARIIYEFTWNEFCDWYVELCKSRLYGKDSAARQTAQHVLVRVLKGTLELLHPFMPFITEDIWQRLPHQGETIMKTSWPEFEENLRDPGAESGMFDLMEITRSIRRLRSEMNVPPGKKAAIILLAPQDTKNFLGSWSSYLEQLAACRVEVSSNLNQKPARAVHAVARGVEIFMPLEGLIDIEKEIARLEKDLLASGKDLQRVQGKLNNESFLKKAAPEIVEKERAKEGELKKAMEAVNERLEILKS; encoded by the coding sequence ATGCCCGAACAAATGGCCACGACTTACGATCCCGGGCTGGTCGAAAAGAAATGGTACCGCTTCTGGGAAGAAAATAAATTTTTTCACGCCAGGATTGATCAAGAAAAGAAACCCTTCTGCATTGTCATGCCCCCGCCCAACGTAACCGGGCAGCTGCACATGGGACATGCCCTGGACAACACTTTACAGGATATCCTAACCCGCTGGCGCCGCATGCAGGGGTACAACGCCCTCTGGCTGCCGGGCACTGACCATGCCGGCATAGCCACCCAGGCCAAGGTGGAGGAACAACTAACCAGCGAGGGAACGTCCAGGACTGAACTGGGCAGGAAGAAATTCCTTGACCGCGTATGGGCCTGGAAAGAAAAATATGGCGGGCGCATCACCCAGCAGCTACGCAGGCTGGGATCTTCCTGTGACTGGGACCGCGAACGGTTTACCATGGACGAGGGCTGCTCAAAGGCGGTCAGGGAAGTCTTCATCCGGCTTTATGAGCAGGGCTTGATTTACCGCGGCTACTATATAGTCAACTGGTGCCCCAGATGCCATACAACTATTTCCGATATCGAGGTGGAGCACCTGCCGGTGCCGGGACACCTGTATTATATAAAATATCCCGCCAAGCGCGGCGGGAAAAGCGTAATCATTGCCACCACGCGTCCGGAAACAATGCTTGGAGACGTGGCTGTGGCGGTCCACCCCGACGACGAGCGCTTTAAAAGCATAGTCGGGGAGACGCTGCTCCTCCCCCTAGTCGGCCGGGAAATGCCTTTGATCGCCGACGAGTACGTTGACAGGGAGTTTGGGACCGGTGCTCTCAAAATAACTCCAGCCCACGATCCCAACGACTTCGAGGTCGGCAAAAGGCACGACCTGGACTCGCCGCAGGTGATCGGGCCCGACGCGGCAATGACGGAAGACGCGGGAGCGGCTTACCGGGGCATCGACCGCTGGGAATGCCGCAAGCGCATTGTCAAAGACCTCGACGAACAGGGATACCTGATCAAAATCGAGGACCATGAACATGCCGTAGGCCACTGCTATCGCTGCCACACGATTATCGAGCCGATGCTTTCCCGGCAGTGGTTTGTGAAGATGGAGCCCCTGGCCAAACCGGCCATTGAGGCCGTCCGGGAAAACAGAATCGTTTATATTCCCGAGCGCTTTGCGAGAATTTACTTGAACTGGATGGAAAATATACGGGACTGGTGCATCTCCAGGCAGCTCTGGTGGGGGCACAGGATTCCCGTCTGGTACTGCCAGCAGTGCGACAATATAATTGCGGCGCCCGAAGATCCTGAAAGCTGTCCGCGCTGCGGGAGCAAAGACCTGGAACAGGACCCCGACGTGCTGGACACATGGTTCTCTTCCGCCCTCTGGCCCTTTTCCACTCTGGGCTGGCCGGAACAGACCGAAGATCTCAAATACTTTTACCCGACTTCGGTTATGGTCACGGGCAGGGATATTATCTTTTTCTGGGTGGCCAGGATGATCTTCAGCGGGCTGGCCTTTATGAACGAGGTCCCCTTTCGCGAAGTTTTTGTCCACGGGCTAGTCATGGACGCTCTGGGGCGTAAAATGAGCAAGTCTTTGGGTAACGGCGTCGACCCCATCGATGTAATCGAAGAATACGGCGCGGACAGCCTGCGCTTCATGCTTGTTACCGGAAACACCCCGGGCAACGACCTGCGCTTCCATTTTGAGAGGCTTGACGGGGCGCGCAACTTCGTCAACAAGATCTGGAACGCCTCACGTTTTGTGATTATGAATTTACAGGATTTCGATCCCGGCGCCAATCCGTCGGATAAGTCGTATACACTGGCCGACAGGTGGATTTTAAGCCGTTTTCAGGACACGGCTTCCAGTGTGACGGCCTGCCTGGAAAACTACGAACTGGGAGAAGCGGCCAGAATTATCTATGAGTTCACCTGGAACGAATTCTGCGACTGGTACGTGGAGCTGTGCAAATCAAGGCTTTACGGTAAAGACAGCGCGGCGCGGCAGACAGCCCAGCACGTGCTGGTCAGGGTCCTGAAAGGGACACTGGAACTCCTGCACCCCTTTATGCCTTTTATAACTGAAGACATCTGGCAGCGCCTGCCCCATCAGGGAGAAACCATCATGAAAACTTCCTGGCCGGAGTTTGAAGAGAACTTGCGGGATCCCGGCGCCGAGTCGGGGATGTTCGACCTGATGGAGATTACCCGTTCGATCCGGCGCTTAAGAAGTGAAATGAACGTCCCGCCGGGCAAAAAAGCCGCTATTATCCTGCTTGCGCCACAAGATACGAAGAATTTCCTCGGCAGCTGGTCTTCCTATCTTGAACAGCTTGCAGCCTGCCGTGTGGAAGTTTCCTCAAACTTGAATCAAAAACCCGCCAGGGCCGTCCACGCGGTCGCCAGAGGCGTGGAGATCTTTATGCCCCTGGAAGGCTTGATCGATATTGAGAAAGAGATCGCCCGGCTGGAAAAGGATCTGCTGGCCAGCGGGAAGGACCTCCAGCGGGTACAGGGCAAGCTGAACAACGAGAGCTTCCTGAAAAAAGCCGCCCCTGAGATAGTTGAAAAGGAAAGAGCAAAAGAAGGCGAACTTAAAAAAGCCATGGAGGCCGTCAACGAACGGCTGGAGATCTTGAAAAGCTAG
- a CDS encoding transposase, with protein LAYHLLIGIEAGLREQGDTRQWSTIKKILCTHTRSTIILHGEENKIYSIRLSSQPEPEQRDIYKKLGIKDPLKNKHTVLHRRM; from the coding sequence CTGGCTTATCATTTACTTATTGGTATTGAGGCAGGTTTACGGGAACAAGGAGATACACGTCAATGGTCAACGATTAAAAAGATTCTTTGCACACACACCAGAAGTACAATAATTTTACATGGAGAGGAAAACAAGATTTACAGTATCCGGTTATCCAGCCAGCCGGAACCAGAGCAACGGGATATCTATAAGAAACTTGGGATCAAGGACCCTCTGAAAAATAAACATACGGTTTTGCACCGCAGAATGTAG